In one window of Gymnogyps californianus isolate 813 chromosome 9, ASM1813914v2, whole genome shotgun sequence DNA:
- the SLITRK2 gene encoding SLIT and NTRK-like protein 2, which produces MLKGVWLLSLLTVAGISQTESRKPAKDICSKSRCPCEEKENVLNINCENKGFTTVSLLLPPPSKIYQLFLNGNALTRLFPNEFVNYSNAVTLHLGNNDMQEIRTGAFSGLRTLKRLHLNNNKLEVLKEDTFLGLESLEYLQADYNYISAIEAGAFSKLNKLKVLILNDNLLLSLPSNVFRFVLLTHLDLRGNRLKMMPFAGVLEHIGGIMEIQLEENPWNCTCDLLPLKAWLDTITVFVGEIVCETPFRLHGKDVTQLTRQDLCPRKSSSDSNQREKHPVLSDPHISRLSPTANSAISPTRAPKASRPPKTRNRPTPRVTVSKDRQIFGPIMVYQTKSPVPITCPGGCICTSQSSDNGLNVNCQEKKISNISDLHPRPTSPKKLYLTSNYLQVIYRTDLIEYSSLDLLHLGNNRIAVIQEGAFTNLTSLRRLYLNGNYLEILHPSMFDGLHSLQYLYLEYNVIKEILPRTFDALSNLHLLFLNNNLLRSLPDNVFGGTSLTRLNLRNNHFSHLPVRGVLDQLSALIQIDLQENPWDCTCDILGLRNWIEQVTDQNNQQSNPSVVINEVICESPAKHSGEHLKFLSKEAICPENPNLSDSSLLSMNQNTDAPHLLGVSPSSYPEIHTEVPLSVLILGLLVVFILSVCFGAGLFVFVLKRRKGVQSMPSSANNLDISSFQLQYGSYNTETHDKTEGHVYNYIPPPVGQMCQNPIYMQKEGDPVAYYRNLHEFSYSNLDHKKEDPTSLAFTISAAELLEKQSSPREPELLYQNIAERVKELPTGGLVHYNFCTLPKRQFAPSYESRRQNQDRINKTVLYGTPRKYFAEQSKPEHPLLQGKLQTEPDYLEVLEKQTAISQL; this is translated from the coding sequence ATGCTGAAGGGTGTTTGGTTGCTCAGTTTGTTAACAGTGGCTGGGATCTCGCAGACAGAGAGTCGCAAACCTGCCAAAGACATTTGCAGCAAGAGCCGCTGCCCTTGTGAGGAGAAGGAGAACGTGCTGAACATTAATTGTGAAAACAAAGGATTTACAACCGTTAGCCTCCTCCTGCCGCCACCGTCCAAGATCTACCAGCTGTTTCTCAACGGGAACGCGCTGACCCGCCTGTTCCCCAATGAGTTTGTCAACTACTCCAACGCCGTGACCCTCCACTTGGGCAACAACGATATGCAGGAGATCCGCACAGGGGCCTTCAGCGGCCTCCGCACCCTCAAGAGGCTGCACCTCAATAACAACAAGCTGGAAGTGCTGAAGGAGGACACGTTCCTGGGGTTGGAGAGTCTGGAGTACCTGCAGGCTGATTACAATTACATCAGTGCCATTGAGGCGGGGGCCTTCAGCAAGCTAAACAAGCTCAAGGTGCTGATTCTCAATGACAACCTcctgctgtccctgcccagcAACGTCTTCCGCTTCGTGCTCCTCACTCACCTGGACCTGCGGGGGAACCGGCTGAAGATGATGCCTTTTGCTGGTGTGCTGGAGCACATTGGAGGCATCATGGAAATCCAGCTGGAGGAAAACCCTTGGAACTGCACCTGCGACTTGCTGCCACTCAAGGCCTGGCTAGACACCATCACTGTGTTCGTGGGCGAGATAGTCTGCGAAACCCCCTTCAGGCTTCATGGGAAGGATGTCACCCAGCTCACCAGGCAAGATCTCTGCCCTAGGAAAAGCTCCAGTGATTCAAACCAGAGGGAAAAACACCCTGTCCTCTCAGACCCGCACATCTCAAGGCTGTCACCCACAGCCAACTCTGCCATCAGTCCCACCAGAGCCCCAAAAGCCAGCCGGCCACCCAAAACTAGGAACCGCCCCACACCCCGTGTCACTGTGTCgaaagacagacaaatattCGGACCTATCATGGTTTACCAGACGAAGTCTCCTGTCCCCATTACCTGCCCAGGTGGCTGCATCTGTACTTCGCAGAGCTCAGACAACGGCTTAAATGTGAACTgccaagagaaaaagataagTAACATCTCCGATCTCCACCCTAGGCCAACCAGTCCAAAGAAACTTTACCTTACCAGTAACTATCTGCAAGTCATTTATAGAACCGATCTCATAGAGTACAGCTCTCTGGATTTGTTACATCTAGGAAATAACAGAATTGCAGTGATACAAGAAGGTGCCTTTACAAACCTCACAAGTTTACGTAGACTTTATCTTAATGGCAACTACCTTGAGATTCTGCACCCATCTATGTTCGACGGGCTGCACAGCCTGCAATATCTCTACCTAGAGTACAATGTCATTAAGGAGATCTTGCCACGCACCTTTGATGCTCTGAGTAATCTTCATCTGTTATTTCTCAATAACAACCTGCTCAGATCCTTGCCTGACAACGTCTTTGGTGGCACTTCCCTCACCAGACTCAACCTTAGAAACAACCATTTCTCACACCTGCCTGTGAGAGGAGTCTTGGACCAGCTCTCGGCTCTAATTCAGATAGACCTCCAGGAGAACCCTTGGGACTGCACATGCGACATCCTGGGGCTGAGGAACTGGATAGAGCAAGTCACTGACCAGAACAACCAGCAGTCAAATCCCTCCGTAGTTATCAATGAAGTCATATGCGAGTCTCCCGCCAAGCACTCTGGAGAGCATCTGAAATTCCTGAGCAAAGAAGCCATCTGCCCAGAGAACCCCAACTTGTCAgattcttctctcctctccatgAACCAGAACACAGATGCACCCCATCTCCTTGGTGTCTCGCCCAGCTCCTACCCAGAAATACACACTGAAGTTCCACTGTCTGTCTTAATTTTAGGCTTGCTggttgtgtttattttgtcaGTCTGTTTTGGGGCAGGCCTGTTTGTCTTTGTCCTTAAGCGCCGGAAGGGGGTGCAAAGCATGCCCAGCAGTGCAAACAACTTAGATATAAGTTCATTTCAGCTCCAGTACGGGTCTTACAACACTGAGACCCATGATAAAACTGAAGGACACGTTTATAACTACATTCCCCCTCCTGTTGGACAGATGTGCCAAAACCCAATCTACATGCAAAAGGAAGGGGATCCAGTTGCCTATTACAGGAATCTCCATGAGTTTAGCTATAGCAATCTTGACCACAAAAAGGAAGATCCCACCAGTCTTGCATTTACAATCAGTGCAGCTGAATTACTGGAAAAGCAATCCTCGCCAAGGGAACCAGAGCTTCTGTATCAAAATATTGCAGAAAGGGTCAAGGAACTCCCCACTGGAGGATTAGTTCATTATAACTTTTGCACCTTACCCAAAAGGCAGTTTGCCCCTTCATATGAATCAAGAcgccaaaaccaggacaggataaataaaactgttttatatGGAACTcccaggaaatattttgcagaacagTCTAAACCCGAGCATCCTTTACTCCAAGGAAAGCTACAAACAGAACCAGACTACCTCGaagttctggaaaaacaaactgcaatCAGTCAGCTGTGA